The following are from one region of the Streptomyces changanensis genome:
- a CDS encoding ATP-binding protein, which translates to MALETAGTVPGNGEGADILLRCPFGGSDIPRLRVLVESHAAQAGLPEPRRGDFVVAVDAVVVNAVRHAGGSGVLVLARTARELECRVSDRGPGFTEDVIPELAPGIGGACPGRGLWLTRLITDRLTVTPGPAGGSTVTFAMRLGDGR; encoded by the coding sequence ATGGCGCTGGAAACGGCCGGGACGGTGCCCGGCAACGGAGAGGGAGCGGACATCCTGCTGCGGTGTCCGTTCGGCGGCTCGGACATCCCCCGGCTGCGGGTGCTCGTGGAGAGCCACGCGGCGCAGGCGGGCCTGCCGGAGCCGCGGCGTGGCGACTTCGTGGTGGCGGTGGACGCCGTCGTGGTCAACGCCGTGCGGCACGCGGGCGGTTCCGGGGTCCTGGTGCTCGCGCGGACCGCGCGGGAGCTGGAATGCCGGGTCTCGGACCGGGGGCCGGGGTTCACCGAGGACGTCATCCCCGAGCTCGCTCCGGGGATCGGCGGCGCCTGCCCGGGCCGCGGGCTGTGGCTGACCCGGCTGATCACCGACCGGCTGACCGTCACCCCCGGCCCGGCCGGCGGCAGCACCGTCACCTTCGCGATGCGCCTGGGGGACGGCCGCTGA